In a single window of the Mycolicibacterium poriferae genome:
- a CDS encoding chemotaxis protein, whose protein sequence is MPASAAVAAGQGMPTRPYSMRILGGSWPATSPESWSDTASALSKKSADLSTSAAAIRRAADDLGGSNSGQMIDAMCERSYRTAQTVINHSDLYGDMAKAVKETAELIWHARGRLEEIDRKAHEEIERLKQQLQALAASPLGAGAATAAIYAAIEAVITAAQGEALAVGTDTAASIAEQAANIGGTPSSQMPGGGQITPADHTTQTGGNGDNIQALDNPHGSPPPSRPTSDLPKWNESGHPRDDLPSDGATDSGSETPGASEPGKTPGETGTGSGEPGETPGGNADTTDALKGTPAEANNLPRWESNTPAMTPPMTPVSSGGSGDASSLGSVGSGFKPPSASGLSSAGTGGLSPSSLSSNAGLSSSLPSSVSPAAGGLPSAAAGGGGAPGAATSSDFSRGFNAGLGTGSVLPPPVAPPPAQPLSSTTGASSTPVSAGPAPVSAAGGPAHVASPGSAASVPAGHMGSMGAPMMPPAAAPAGPLPPFNSDLQPRQVAPAAAGAPPPAPPPAPPASPGQGTALPPGVVASGVGATAAGAIAGAQSGAPDPLLDKASELVYELMHASRVYGCIDWCVGMFKTPSGPQAWVLSSEGSGFIPPGVFLPSSARLVFSDPGLDKDFHARWFGWVNPAQTMTAYGQMCMASNPNVELWALAVSTDYGGNAAVARDTGVRHIENCALTTSPIKADSAPPALDETRIHRLETIDRPEYARLTTGGVVDRSQLWALTVAAVRTVLSRASELLGFQVPPAIRQVAMAIENGEPVIEELWADLDVAMRAAILDSAGQRPGRVAGDVGPSAYARCFHNVARAAELLSWWRSTTPDYVEIAYTARHIAKEAELWPTMAA, encoded by the coding sequence ATGCCGGCTTCAGCGGCGGTTGCCGCTGGCCAAGGGATGCCGACCCGGCCATACTCAATGCGCATTCTCGGCGGCTCCTGGCCAGCGACGTCACCGGAGTCGTGGTCGGACACCGCGAGCGCGCTGAGCAAGAAAAGTGCTGACCTGAGCACGTCGGCAGCGGCGATCCGCCGCGCAGCCGACGACCTCGGCGGATCCAATTCAGGCCAGATGATCGACGCGATGTGTGAGCGCTCGTATCGCACGGCACAGACGGTGATCAATCACTCGGACCTCTACGGCGACATGGCCAAGGCGGTCAAGGAAACGGCTGAGCTGATCTGGCATGCCCGCGGCCGGCTCGAAGAGATCGACCGCAAAGCCCATGAGGAGATCGAACGGCTCAAGCAACAACTTCAAGCGTTGGCGGCCTCGCCGTTAGGCGCGGGTGCGGCGACGGCCGCCATCTACGCAGCAATAGAAGCCGTCATCACCGCAGCGCAAGGGGAAGCGCTGGCTGTAGGGACTGACACCGCCGCGTCTATCGCAGAGCAAGCCGCCAACATCGGCGGCACCCCCTCAAGCCAAATGCCCGGTGGCGGCCAGATCACCCCTGCCGACCACACCACCCAAACCGGCGGCAACGGAGACAACATCCAGGCACTCGACAACCCGCATGGTTCACCACCACCGTCACGTCCGACCAGCGACCTACCCAAGTGGAACGAATCAGGCCACCCTCGCGACGACCTACCTAGTGATGGCGCAACTGATTCCGGCAGCGAAACGCCCGGTGCCTCAGAACCGGGAAAGACTCCCGGCGAAACGGGTACGGGTTCGGGTGAGCCTGGAGAAACCCCAGGCGGAAACGCGGACACCACCGACGCGCTGAAGGGCACTCCAGCTGAAGCTAACAATTTGCCTCGATGGGAGTCGAACACTCCGGCGATGACTCCGCCGATGACGCCTGTGTCGTCTGGAGGCAGCGGTGACGCTTCGTCGCTGGGCTCGGTGGGGAGTGGGTTCAAGCCGCCGTCTGCGAGCGGGTTGTCGTCGGCGGGGACCGGTGGTCTGTCGCCTAGTTCGTTGTCTTCCAATGCGGGGCTGTCGTCGTCGCTGCCGTCTTCTGTGTCGCCGGCGGCGGGCGGTCTTCCGTCTGCAGCTGCGGGTGGTGGTGGCGCACCGGGGGCGGCTACCTCGTCTGACTTTTCCCGCGGGTTCAATGCGGGCTTAGGTACGGGCTCGGTGTTGCCGCCGCCTGTTGCTCCTCCTCCGGCGCAGCCCCTGAGTTCGACTACGGGTGCGTCGAGTACGCCGGTCTCGGCCGGTCCCGCGCCGGTGTCGGCGGCTGGCGGGCCTGCGCACGTCGCGTCGCCAGGGTCGGCGGCGAGTGTTCCGGCCGGCCACATGGGGTCGATGGGTGCGCCGATGATGCCGCCAGCGGCCGCTCCGGCTGGCCCGCTGCCTCCGTTCAACTCTGATTTGCAGCCCAGGCAGGTCGCGCCAGCTGCGGCGGGCGCACCGCCGCCCGCGCCGCCGCCAGCTCCACCTGCCAGCCCGGGCCAGGGGACAGCGCTTCCGCCGGGTGTGGTCGCCTCGGGTGTCGGCGCCACAGCGGCGGGCGCGATCGCAGGGGCGCAGTCTGGGGCGCCTGACCCGTTGCTCGATAAGGCCTCGGAGCTGGTCTACGAGCTGATGCACGCCTCGCGGGTTTATGGGTGCATCGACTGGTGCGTCGGGATGTTCAAGACGCCGTCAGGGCCGCAGGCATGGGTGTTGAGCAGTGAGGGCAGCGGGTTCATCCCGCCGGGGGTGTTTCTGCCCAGCTCCGCGCGGCTAGTTTTTTCAGATCCTGGTTTGGACAAGGATTTTCACGCCCGCTGGTTCGGCTGGGTCAACCCAGCCCAGACGATGACCGCGTACGGGCAGATGTGCATGGCGAGCAACCCGAACGTCGAGTTGTGGGCGCTGGCGGTGTCGACGGACTATGGCGGCAACGCCGCTGTGGCGCGGGATACCGGTGTACGGCATATCGAGAATTGCGCGTTGACCACGTCACCGATCAAGGCCGACTCAGCACCGCCGGCGCTGGATGAAACTCGTATTCATCGGCTGGAGACCATTGACCGCCCCGAGTACGCGCGCCTGACCACCGGCGGGGTGGTTGATCGTTCCCAGCTATGGGCGTTGACGGTTGCCGCAGTGCGCACGGTCCTCTCTCGCGCCTCTGAGCTGCTGGGCTTCCAGGTTCCTCCGGCCATTCGCCAGGTCGCTATGGCGATCGAGAATGGTGAGCCGGTGATCGAAGAGTTGTGGGCCGATCTTGACGTGGCGATGCGCGCAGCGATCCTCGACAGCGCGGGCCAGCGGCCAGGTCGGGTGGCTGGCGACGTGGGCCCGTCTGCCTATGCGCGGTGTTTCCACAACGTGGCCCGCGCCGCGGAGCTGCTGTCGTGGTGGCGCAGCACGACACCGGATTATGTCGAGATCGCCTACACGGCAAGGCATATCGCGAAGGAAGCTGAACTATGGCCCACGATGGCCGCATGA
- the eccCa gene encoding type VII secretion protein EccCa produces the protein MTTQQFRRPGPIARPPATAGGKIAIDPPIPAPIPPPRSVWGIVLPIVLIVGVIGFIVAMYMSGMRSFASGFGIFGIMMLIGMAGMLFRGRGAAQKMSWGELRQYRANYFARQDDVRDEIEVQRRAQFDHREHFHWDPAKLVAAVGTERMWERSPSSDEFGEVRVGVGKVKLAMTIEKPKIPEASQIEPATGHALRKFLLEQEYIDDMAKVIWLQRFAGVSFIGDMDEARALLRAMVCQLAAFHSPADLQILVVSDAPSVWDWTKWLPHMQHHSKRDGCGERRLLFSSPAQLEEFFDEAELPRSEWTPPASGLHGAGNTVLPFRVIIDDNCGTPEDWAGLTGSAGYAGTCFVRLAPSVPPPSPHDAFGTKSWIGFSPETTYRLVGGALRKRLPAEDLTPFSGVQHPSSDELDDAFYAKADQLSITAAERFARAMARFRASGGVTTVTDSGHQQRTLLDAVGVRDPRNLDVDRLWSPRRSQGPEWMRFPVGLDESGQVVDLDLKEGSQQGMGMHSLFIGTTGAGKSEGIITEVASMALTHSPEVANVVFFDFKLKSAAGVLEQFPHVVASVSNLGDERHLVGRMYEALEGELDRRGALCNAAGPDVVDLTVYNQRRLTDPSLPPVPVLWVIADEYQELLSDRDWGDKFRSLFWRIMRQGRAYHMFLQLVGQTVDTQKLRDIRKLLGFTIAGRTGTEEDSREALGVGIAAKIDEKGAEGTAFLRVAQRQPRQFRFFYSSADFVPQTGPDDSRPLEAGTWFEPRAFTAEEAADIDGLLAEPVERDAAPAPVPEAASVKIIDAVIGSLQATGAAPPRQLWLPPLGAPPAADDLVARLRGKPWDVDYGQNPGLVLPVALEDRPRQHRQDVCYLNMLESSALIVGAPRMGHTNAVMTMITAGALMYRPERVQFYCIAASGPQLAALNDLPHVAAVAALHDTEGVTRLLATVRGIVEERERLFATRGLDMEQVREAKFGPNPTDIGVSGGDVVLVIDGWGNFNDANQKWVDQVMSLMRAGNYGVRTIVTHTSYLSKINTQVKNLSTERIELRMTDERESELGRRDPTVNRGKEVPNKPGHGLSAAGFHIMIGEPVLANDPSGHIDARGVGAVVRRVAGVEKFAEVKRLPEMVPLSDVLARVNGGAQRDLVPFGLSESDLGPAYVDFAENPHAVVVGRAQSGRSAFLRTMMHSVMAHYSPDEATIVLIDPRRRHMGVVPEETWLSRYAYTLNDIKKAAGELKELFDKRTPPPGTSPTEMLKRQFWTGRKIFVFADDVTSWNSAQNPLMELADYVETADQLGMHIIAAADIKLWSFQASGNSMLGRLAGALQPTIILDGRREHGPIISGVYAEPQRQGKGIYVHPGGTTDGVLVAWTPEPVRSTPPRHSSPMGQS, from the coding sequence GTGACCACTCAACAGTTCAGGCGGCCCGGCCCGATTGCACGCCCGCCGGCGACGGCGGGCGGCAAGATCGCGATTGATCCGCCGATTCCGGCGCCGATCCCGCCGCCACGCAGCGTGTGGGGGATTGTGCTGCCGATCGTTCTGATTGTCGGTGTGATCGGGTTTATCGTCGCGATGTACATGTCCGGAATGCGAAGCTTCGCATCGGGTTTCGGCATTTTCGGGATCATGATGCTGATCGGCATGGCGGGCATGCTGTTCCGCGGCCGCGGAGCCGCGCAGAAGATGTCCTGGGGTGAGCTGCGGCAGTACCGGGCCAACTACTTCGCCCGCCAGGACGATGTGCGCGATGAGATCGAGGTGCAGCGCCGCGCCCAGTTCGACCATCGCGAGCATTTCCATTGGGACCCAGCCAAACTCGTGGCCGCGGTCGGAACCGAACGCATGTGGGAACGCTCACCGAGTTCGGATGAATTCGGCGAGGTCCGGGTCGGGGTCGGCAAGGTCAAGCTCGCCATGACGATCGAGAAGCCGAAGATTCCCGAGGCATCACAGATCGAACCGGCCACCGGTCACGCCCTGCGCAAGTTTCTGCTGGAGCAGGAATACATCGACGACATGGCCAAGGTGATTTGGCTGCAACGCTTCGCGGGCGTCTCGTTCATCGGGGATATGGACGAGGCACGCGCTCTGCTGCGGGCGATGGTGTGCCAGCTGGCGGCATTCCACAGCCCCGCCGACCTCCAGATTCTGGTGGTCAGCGACGCCCCGTCGGTGTGGGACTGGACGAAGTGGCTGCCACATATGCAGCATCACAGCAAGCGCGACGGCTGCGGTGAGCGCCGGCTGCTGTTTTCCTCCCCGGCTCAGCTGGAGGAGTTTTTCGACGAGGCGGAGCTTCCGCGTAGCGAGTGGACACCCCCGGCCAGCGGATTGCACGGCGCGGGGAACACCGTTCTGCCGTTCCGGGTGATCATCGACGACAACTGCGGAACCCCCGAGGACTGGGCCGGCCTGACTGGCAGCGCCGGGTATGCCGGCACCTGCTTTGTGCGCCTGGCGCCGTCGGTGCCGCCGCCCTCGCCGCATGATGCGTTCGGGACGAAGAGTTGGATCGGGTTTTCCCCGGAGACCACGTACCGCCTCGTGGGCGGTGCGCTGCGCAAGCGACTGCCCGCCGAGGACCTCACACCGTTTAGCGGTGTGCAGCACCCGTCCTCCGACGAGCTCGACGACGCCTTCTACGCCAAGGCCGACCAGCTGTCGATCACCGCGGCGGAGCGGTTCGCTCGGGCGATGGCCCGCTTCCGCGCCTCCGGCGGGGTCACCACGGTCACCGATTCCGGCCACCAGCAGCGCACGCTGCTCGACGCGGTGGGGGTGCGCGACCCCCGCAACCTCGACGTGGACCGCCTGTGGTCCCCGCGCCGCAGCCAGGGCCCGGAGTGGATGCGCTTCCCGGTCGGTCTTGATGAGAGCGGCCAGGTCGTCGACCTGGATCTCAAAGAGGGCAGCCAGCAGGGCATGGGCATGCATTCGCTGTTCATCGGCACGACCGGCGCGGGCAAGTCCGAGGGCATCATCACCGAGGTCGCCTCGATGGCGTTGACCCATTCGCCGGAGGTCGCCAATGTGGTGTTCTTCGATTTCAAGCTGAAATCAGCAGCCGGCGTGCTCGAACAGTTCCCGCATGTGGTGGCCAGTGTCAGCAACCTCGGCGATGAGCGCCACCTTGTCGGCCGCATGTATGAGGCGCTGGAAGGCGAGCTTGATCGTCGCGGCGCGCTGTGCAACGCCGCCGGCCCGGACGTGGTGGATCTGACGGTCTACAACCAGCGGCGGCTCACTGATCCCTCGCTGCCGCCGGTGCCGGTGCTGTGGGTCATCGCCGACGAGTATCAGGAGCTGCTCAGCGACCGTGACTGGGGCGATAAGTTCCGCAGCTTGTTCTGGCGGATCATGCGCCAGGGCCGCGCCTATCACATGTTTTTGCAGCTGGTCGGCCAGACCGTCGACACCCAGAAGCTGCGCGACATCCGCAAGCTGCTCGGGTTCACCATCGCCGGCCGTACCGGCACCGAGGAAGATTCCCGCGAGGCCCTCGGTGTGGGGATCGCCGCCAAGATCGACGAGAAAGGCGCGGAGGGAACTGCGTTCCTGCGGGTGGCGCAGCGCCAGCCACGCCAGTTCCGATTCTTCTACTCCTCGGCTGATTTCGTTCCGCAGACCGGGCCCGACGACAGCCGTCCACTGGAGGCCGGCACCTGGTTCGAGCCTCGTGCTTTCACGGCCGAAGAGGCCGCCGACATCGATGGCCTGCTGGCCGAGCCGGTGGAACGCGACGCTGCCCCGGCGCCGGTCCCGGAGGCCGCCAGCGTGAAGATCATCGACGCGGTGATTGGTTCCCTGCAGGCCACGGGGGCCGCCCCGCCACGCCAGCTGTGGCTGCCCCCACTGGGCGCTCCGCCGGCCGCCGATGATCTGGTGGCTCGACTGCGCGGCAAGCCGTGGGATGTCGACTACGGCCAGAACCCGGGCCTGGTGTTGCCGGTGGCGCTGGAGGATCGCCCACGTCAGCACCGCCAGGATGTCTGCTACCTGAACATGCTGGAAAGTAGCGCGCTCATCGTCGGCGCCCCCCGTATGGGCCATACCAACGCGGTCATGACCATGATCACCGCGGGTGCGTTGATGTACCGGCCGGAGCGGGTGCAGTTCTACTGCATTGCTGCCAGCGGCCCGCAATTGGCAGCGCTGAATGATCTTCCGCATGTGGCGGCGGTGGCGGCTTTGCACGACACCGAGGGCGTCACCCGCTTGTTGGCCACCGTGCGCGGCATCGTCGAGGAGCGTGAACGGCTTTTCGCCACCCGCGGCCTGGATATGGAGCAGGTGCGGGAGGCGAAGTTCGGCCCGAACCCGACCGATATCGGCGTCTCCGGCGGTGATGTGGTGCTGGTCATCGACGGCTGGGGCAACTTCAACGACGCCAACCAGAAATGGGTTGACCAGGTGATGTCGCTGATGCGCGCGGGCAACTACGGGGTGCGCACGATCGTCACCCACACCAGCTATCTGTCGAAGATCAACACCCAGGTCAAGAACCTGTCCACGGAGCGCATCGAGTTGCGGATGACCGATGAGCGGGAATCCGAGCTGGGCCGGCGCGACCCCACGGTCAACCGGGGCAAGGAGGTTCCGAATAAGCCAGGACACGGCCTTAGCGCCGCCGGGTTCCACATCATGATCGGCGAGCCGGTGCTGGCTAATGATCCGTCGGGCCACATCGACGCTCGCGGTGTCGGCGCAGTGGTGCGCCGGGTGGCCGGAGTGGAGAAATTCGCCGAGGTGAAGCGCCTGCCGGAGATGGTGCCGCTTTCTGATGTGTTGGCGCGGGTCAACGGCGGCGCGCAGCGCGACCTGGTTCCGTTCGGTCTGTCGGAGTCCGATCTGGGCCCGGCCTACGTCGACTTCGCCGAGAACCCCCACGCGGTGGTCGTGGGCCGCGCGCAATCGGGACGCTCGGCGTTCCTGCGCACGATGATGCACAGCGTCATGGCCCACTACAGTCCCGATGAGGCCACCATTGTGTTGATTGATCCGCGCCGCCGCCACATGGGCGTGGTGCCCGAGGAGACGTGGCTGTCGCGCTACGCCTACACCCTCAACGACATCAAGAAGGCTGCGGGGGAGTTGAAGGAGCTGTTCGACAAGCGCACCCCGCCGCCGGGCACCAGTCCCACGGAGATGCTGAAACGCCAGTTCTGGACCGGCCGCAAGATCTTCGTGTTCGCCGATGACGTCACGTCGTGGAACTCGGCACAGAATCCGCTGATGGAGTTGGCCGACTACGTGGAAACGGCCGACCAGCTGGGCATGCACATCATCGCGGCGGCCGATATCAAGCTGTGGAGTTTCCAGGCGTCGGGCAACAGCATGCTCGGCCGACTGGCCGGCGCCCTGCAACCGACGATCATTCTGGACGGCCGCCGAGAACACGGCCCGATCATCAGCGGTGTCTACGCCGAACCTCAACGTCAAGGTAAAGGCATCTACGTGCACCCCGGCGGCACCACCGATGGTGTGCTGGTGGCCTGGACACCCGAACCGGTGCGCTCAACACCTCCTCGGCATTCCTCCCCGATGGGCCAGAGCTAA
- a CDS encoding PE domain-containing protein — protein sequence MSVPIIGVEPALVGMLSAAESAGAATMAAGTSGAAPVMTTVLPPGSDPASMAVATALNARGAAAVAALTQLTMTRAMFAGNVGVNGTSYAAMDVLQQTALAI from the coding sequence ATGTCCGTTCCAATCATTGGTGTCGAGCCGGCGCTGGTCGGAATGCTGTCGGCGGCCGAGAGCGCGGGCGCGGCGACCATGGCCGCCGGGACGTCCGGGGCTGCCCCGGTGATGACGACGGTGCTGCCCCCGGGTAGCGATCCGGCGTCGATGGCGGTGGCGACGGCGCTCAACGCGCGCGGCGCGGCAGCGGTAGCCGCGCTGACGCAGCTGACGATGACGCGGGCAATGTTCGCTGGCAACGTCGGCGTCAACGGCACCAGCTACGCAGCGATGGATGTGCTGCAGCAGACCGCTCTCGCGATCTAG
- a CDS encoding PPE domain-containing protein, translating into MPGFGDSALNPPQVNYYQLVTGDEAATAAAAAAAHQATAAMLTAEIATMTTSTTSTAAVGWQGAGGAAMTMTAQAFAGILGMAVAWFEEAVVQATAIVDAYHLAKTTMVPGPVSDQNLADTEALVATNFIGQNSPAIAALVAEYERQWIQNATIMSSYQGVVTAALGVLATPPPFAPMAPNPAAALAALGNAGAQAGVQGALQASSQSMQQASTAAVPAAEAVSAPADAMSAMGGPMGMMGQLSSVTGMMGQAPQMLGQAPQMLGQFMQMPMGMLGPLSSSMGGLGGAPGAASAAPLTGTPVATPGLASALSGGGGGGGGIGAGGSGVVPTSSYTRPVGSFSTPNAPKLPGGFGGAVEPVATGPSPSGGAGTGGLYGAPASAMGRDGGAATEQRQGRTMQVTLARSAADRGDR; encoded by the coding sequence ATGCCAGGCTTCGGGGATTCGGCGCTCAATCCGCCGCAGGTGAACTACTACCAGTTGGTCACCGGCGATGAGGCGGCTACTGCGGCGGCAGCTGCGGCGGCTCATCAGGCGACCGCGGCGATGCTCACCGCCGAGATTGCCACCATGACCACCAGTACGACCAGCACGGCCGCGGTGGGCTGGCAGGGCGCCGGTGGTGCGGCGATGACGATGACCGCTCAAGCGTTCGCGGGAATCTTGGGCATGGCCGTGGCCTGGTTTGAGGAGGCTGTCGTGCAGGCGACGGCCATCGTGGATGCCTATCACCTGGCTAAAACCACGATGGTGCCTGGACCGGTGTCCGATCAGAACCTCGCCGACACCGAAGCGCTGGTCGCCACGAACTTCATCGGGCAGAACAGTCCGGCGATCGCGGCCCTGGTCGCCGAATATGAGCGGCAGTGGATTCAGAACGCCACGATCATGTCGAGTTACCAAGGTGTGGTCACCGCGGCGTTGGGCGTACTGGCGACGCCGCCGCCGTTCGCACCGATGGCACCCAACCCCGCCGCAGCATTGGCCGCCCTGGGCAACGCCGGGGCACAAGCCGGCGTGCAGGGCGCCCTGCAGGCCAGCTCCCAAAGCATGCAGCAGGCCAGCACCGCGGCAGTGCCGGCCGCTGAAGCGGTCTCGGCACCGGCCGACGCCATGTCGGCGATGGGCGGACCGATGGGGATGATGGGGCAGCTCTCGTCGGTCACCGGCATGATGGGCCAGGCTCCGCAGATGCTGGGCCAGGCCCCGCAGATGCTGGGCCAGTTCATGCAGATGCCGATGGGCATGCTCGGCCCGCTGTCTTCGAGCATGGGCGGTCTCGGTGGCGCTCCGGGGGCCGCGTCAGCGGCTCCGCTGACCGGTACACCGGTGGCGACGCCAGGGTTGGCCAGTGCGCTGAGCGGCGGCGGCGGTGGTGGCGGCGGCATCGGCGCCGGCGGCAGCGGGGTAGTTCCGACCAGTTCCTACACCCGCCCGGTGGGGAGTTTCAGCACCCCCAATGCCCCGAAACTGCCCGGCGGATTCGGAGGTGCCGTCGAACCGGTGGCCACCGGACCGAGCCCGTCAGGGGGCGCCGGCACTGGTGGTTTGTACGGCGCTCCGGCCTCGGCGATGGGGCGCGACGGCGGGGCAGCGACCGAGCAGCGGCAGGGACGCACGATGCAGGTCACGCTTGCCCGATCGGCTGCTGACAGGGGGGACAGGTAA
- a CDS encoding WXG100 family type VII secretion target: protein MIKVNPGAIVDYNAALGTFSGELDNIASEAQNLLGGIAEYFTTDQASVTYAQAQQMIIDATNEGKEVIHRHGQAADQAGVDFVSQDGASAQTFMV, encoded by the coding sequence ATGATCAAGGTCAATCCCGGCGCGATCGTCGATTACAACGCCGCCCTGGGAACGTTCAGCGGCGAGCTGGACAACATCGCCTCCGAGGCGCAGAACCTGCTCGGCGGCATCGCCGAGTACTTCACCACCGATCAGGCGTCGGTCACCTACGCCCAGGCGCAGCAGATGATCATCGACGCCACCAACGAGGGCAAGGAAGTCATCCACCGCCACGGCCAGGCCGCCGACCAGGCTGGTGTGGACTTCGTGTCCCAGGACGGGGCCTCTGCCCAGACATTCATGGTCTAG
- a CDS encoding ESX secretion-associated protein EspG — translation MALTTTVGGVWVLQALLGVESMPTALRLKPFIPSVHHELIVETTAGPVPIAETAEYLSLVQAGAISPSGAVDDPVRDWMTVLGRPDRQAVLTIRRPSGQAVHNGELPTVDERVVVVCRYRRWLAMAARDGNDMVVDAVGETDDPAVQADLMCQTLMPALGVAAPADIDGVNIPADLMQSTLEAAVPQGRDATIAAMSRLGLQPQQAEVLAAATRLDDSAMAVAMVIDHDIAQHVHPRVVTVADTEFGRVSITTSTSADGKQWLSLWPATTDAVREDLYGLLSAPRAAA, via the coding sequence ATGGCGCTGACGACAACCGTCGGGGGCGTATGGGTACTGCAGGCGCTGCTGGGTGTGGAGTCCATGCCAACAGCGTTGCGGCTCAAGCCATTTATTCCGTCCGTGCATCACGAACTGATTGTTGAGACCACAGCAGGGCCGGTCCCGATCGCCGAAACCGCAGAGTATCTGAGCCTGGTGCAGGCCGGCGCCATTTCTCCTAGTGGCGCGGTCGACGACCCGGTGCGCGACTGGATGACCGTGCTGGGGCGGCCTGACCGTCAGGCCGTCCTGACCATTCGGCGACCGTCAGGGCAGGCCGTCCACAACGGTGAACTCCCGACGGTGGACGAGCGGGTGGTCGTGGTGTGCCGGTACCGCCGGTGGCTGGCGATGGCTGCCCGCGACGGCAACGACATGGTCGTTGACGCGGTGGGGGAGACCGATGACCCCGCAGTCCAGGCGGACTTGATGTGCCAAACCTTGATGCCGGCACTGGGCGTGGCTGCACCCGCGGACATCGACGGCGTCAACATCCCCGCCGACCTGATGCAATCGACGCTGGAAGCCGCTGTCCCGCAGGGGCGAGACGCCACGATCGCCGCGATGAGCAGGCTGGGACTGCAACCCCAGCAGGCCGAGGTGCTGGCTGCGGCGACACGCCTGGACGACTCAGCCATGGCCGTCGCCATGGTGATTGACCACGACATCGCCCAGCATGTCCATCCCCGGGTGGTCACGGTGGCCGACACCGAGTTTGGTCGCGTCAGCATCACCACGAGCACGTCGGCTGACGGTAAGCAGTGGCTGAGCTTGTGGCCGGCCACCACCGACGCCGTCCGCGAGGACCTCTACGGGTTACTTTCCGCGCCGCGGGCGGCCGCGTAA
- the eccB gene encoding type VII secretion protein EccB: MALNLTSRLQVTAHYFWNRRNAAALSHHGVRLEYDPEQRRSAALILGVMFTLLAMALMFMLSMCSPAGQVGQSAILADRDTGAVYVMVDGRLHPALNLMSARLIAGQPNNPTFVKAAELEKYPQGPLVGIVGAPAAMPIRTASSSDWTVCDTAPTPTSTTSAASEPVVTAIAGQLTLGQRSAPLQMPDAILGRYGDRTYVIWEGHRSEIDLSNKAVALALGVDSTAPEPIPLSRPLFDALPATDPLVIPAIPGAGEPSRWNVADGAVIGSVLTVRDLGQPNAAESLYVLLRDGVQRVSPFVASLLRSANSFGDVAPIQVAPDKLAPIPVVDKLPVSFYPATRLRLVDTAVNATTCLAWSKGATDRAAEITILSGQGLPIPLGSADNRLVKLPKGVHDPESVEADQVYIAPGATNLVMTTSAAPAASSREAMWWISDQGVRFGIELSDDAFRALGVSPDRSQQAPWPLIRAFAPGPALTRADALVQHDSLAPVGGAEALPTRSPGS; the protein is encoded by the coding sequence ATGGCGCTGAATTTGACGTCGCGGCTGCAGGTAACGGCCCACTATTTCTGGAACCGCCGCAACGCGGCGGCGCTGAGCCATCACGGCGTCCGGTTGGAATACGACCCCGAGCAGCGCCGCAGCGCCGCGCTCATTCTCGGGGTCATGTTCACACTGCTGGCGATGGCACTGATGTTCATGCTGTCGATGTGTTCCCCCGCCGGACAGGTGGGCCAGTCGGCCATCTTGGCCGACCGCGACACCGGCGCGGTCTACGTGATGGTCGACGGTCGACTACACCCGGCGCTGAACCTGATGAGCGCCCGGCTGATCGCCGGCCAGCCGAATAATCCGACGTTCGTCAAGGCCGCCGAGCTGGAGAAATACCCGCAGGGGCCGCTGGTGGGCATCGTGGGCGCTCCCGCGGCGATGCCCATCCGAACGGCGTCGTCCTCGGACTGGACCGTGTGCGACACCGCACCGACACCGACGTCGACGACCTCAGCCGCCTCGGAACCTGTGGTCACGGCGATCGCCGGCCAACTCACGCTAGGCCAGCGCTCAGCGCCGCTGCAGATGCCCGATGCCATCTTGGGCCGCTACGGCGATCGCACCTATGTGATCTGGGAGGGGCACCGCTCCGAGATTGACCTCAGCAACAAGGCGGTCGCTTTGGCATTGGGCGTCGATTCGACTGCGCCGGAACCGATTCCGTTGTCGCGCCCGCTTTTTGATGCCCTTCCGGCGACGGACCCGCTGGTGATCCCGGCCATTCCGGGGGCAGGGGAACCGTCACGGTGGAATGTCGCCGACGGCGCGGTGATTGGGTCTGTGCTGACGGTGCGTGACCTCGGTCAGCCCAACGCTGCCGAATCGCTGTACGTGCTGTTACGTGATGGCGTGCAACGGGTTTCGCCGTTCGTTGCTTCACTCTTGCGATCGGCGAACTCGTTCGGCGATGTGGCCCCCATCCAGGTGGCCCCCGACAAACTCGCTCCGATACCGGTGGTGGATAAGCTGCCCGTGTCGTTCTACCCGGCCACTCGGCTGCGCCTGGTGGACACTGCCGTCAATGCCACCACCTGCTTGGCATGGTCGAAAGGCGCCACGGACCGCGCCGCCGAAATCACGATCTTGTCGGGGCAAGGACTGCCGATCCCCCTCGGCTCTGCCGATAACCGCCTGGTGAAACTTCCGAAGGGCGTTCATGATCCCGAATCGGTGGAGGCTGACCAGGTGTACATCGCCCCCGGTGCCACGAACTTGGTGATGACGACCAGCGCGGCCCCAGCGGCGTCCTCGCGCGAAGCGATGTGGTGGATTTCAGATCAGGGGGTCCGCTTTGGCATCGAGTTGTCCGACGACGCATTCAGAGCCCTCGGGGTGTCCCCGGATAGGTCGCAGCAGGCGCCGTGGCCGCTGATCCGGGCGTTTGCGCCAGGGCCAGCACTCACCCGCGCCGACGCACTGGTCCAGCACGACTCGCTCGCTCCCGTCGGGGGCGCCGAAGCGCTCCCCACCAGGTCTCCGGGAAGCTAG